A stretch of DNA from bacterium:
CTCAATTTTAAAGGGTCCATTTCGCTTGCCTGTTCAAGTGGCCAGAAGAAGTTAATACCAGCATCCATCCATAAAGGAATAAGTACTTCAAAATTTCCATCTGTATCAAGTGTAATTATTTCAATTCCTGCTTTTTTCAATCTTTCAATCACTCGTTTATAAGGTTTTAAGAAGAATTTTTTAAATATTTCAGGACCAAATAATGGACCTCCTTTACCTGCACAATCTTCAAAAAAATTAAAATAATCAAATTCAACTTCATTAAGTGCTTTTTCAACAAGTGAAAGTAAAAATTCAACATTAAATTCTATCATTTCTTCTACAAGTGCAGGATTATCATAAAACATATATGACAGATTTTCAGTTCCTACCCAGATTCTTAAGCGAGAGTAAATTCCCCATGATGCATTTCCTAAAAGACATAATGGATAGTCCCTTTTTTTCCATATTTTTACCCATTCATCCCACCATAAAGAATATCTTACAGATGAAAAAGGATTGTATTTTTCTTTCATCTGATTAAAACTTTCCCTGTCTGTAACTGGAAATGATATATACTGGTCCATTGAAGGTCTTGTTCCTCTTACTGTTCCTTCTTTTAGTGATTTTGTTATATATCCCCATGGATTTCTCTGTATGATATATCTATCTGTTTCTTCAATTACTTCTGTTTGGTATGCTGGAACAGGTCCTGTATTTATATGAGCAAATCCTCTTCTATCAATTTTAAAGAATGGTTCTCCTTCAAACCAGTTATTGTATATTTTATCTTCAGGCATTCCTTCTTTTATCCATCTTTCAAATGTCTGACCCCATAATCCATATTCATAATTTGGAATCCAGTTACTTACATCTCCTTTCATAATTTTGCAGAAATGTTCTCTGTGTGTCATAAAAACCTCCCTTTTAATCTTTTCTATTTTACAACTTTTTAGATTTACTTAAAAATTAAAAAATTTGACAGAAGTGCTGAAATTGATTTAAATTTACCAGAAAAAAGGAAAATAAATATGGAAATACTTTTTCTTGGAACTGCGGCAGCCGAAGGTTGGCCTGGCATTTTCTGTGAATGTGAGTACTGTGAAAAAGCAAGAAAATTAAAGGGTAAAAATATTCGTACAAGGTCTTCTATTTTAATTGACAGAAAATATAAAGTAGATTTACCACCTGATACTTACTGGCACACTGTAAAATATGGATTGAATTTATCAAAAATAGAACATCTTTTTATAACTCATTCACATGCAGACCATTTTGATTTTTCAGAACTTTATTTTTATTTTGAACCCTTTGCTCATTTTAAAAATAAAGAAAGGTATCTGAATATATATGGAAATAAAAATGTTTTTGAAATTATATCAAATTTGATAAAAGAGAAGAAAAATGGGCAATTTATAATTCCTCATTTGTTGGAAGTTTTTAAAAAATATGAAGCAGGAGATATGGAATTCTATCCAGTACTTGCTGACCATGAGCCAAAAGAAACATCCCTTAATTTTATATTTAAATATAAAAACAGAACTATTCTTCATGGATATGATACTGGATGGTATCCAGATAATACATGGGAATTTATAAAAGATTTTAAGTTTGATATAGTTATTATGGATTGTACAAATGGTATTCTTGATTTTGAAAAATATCATCTCGGAATAAAGGGAGTTATAAAAGTTAAAGAGAAACTTTTGAAGTATGGATGTTTAAAAGAAAAATTTAGATTTGTAGCAACACATTTTTCTCATAACGGGAAATTACTTTACTCAGAACTTGAGAAAATATTTAAAAAAGAAAAAATTGAAGTTGCTTATGATGGTAAGAAAATAAAATTACGAGATTTAATTTGACAAAAATTTGAAATAAAATATAATTTTGAAAAATATGGGTATATTGATAAAAAATGGATATCTTATAGAACCTAAGTCGGGTAAGGAAGGTAAATTTGATGTACTACTTGAAGGTGGAGTGGTTAAAGAAATTAAAAAAAATATTCCTTCCAGAAATCATAAAGTAATTGATTGTAAAAATAAAATTATTTCACCTGGATTTGTTGATTTACACTGTCATTTAAGAGAACCAGGAAGAGAAGATGAAGAAACGATTTACACAGGGAGTTTATCAGCAGTAAGTGGCGGATTTACGACAATTTGTTGTATGCCAAATACTGAACCTCCTCTTGATAATAAGGTCAGTGTAAGATTTGTTTATGAAAAGGGAGAAAAGAGTTTATGCGAAGTTTTACCAATTGGAGCGATTACAAAGAGAAGAGAAGGGAAAGAAATAGCGCCATATTTTGAGATGATACAGGAAAAAGCAGTAGCATTTTCTGATGATGGTGATTGTGTTATGGACAGCAATGTTATGAGAAGGGCTCTTGAGTATACACTTTTACACAGAAAACCTGTTATTTCACATTCAGAGGATAAAAATCTGTCAAAAAATGGGGTTATGAATGAAGGATTTATTTCTACAAAAATGGGACTTCCAGGAATCCCAAAAGAAGCAGAAGAAATAATGGTTGAAAGAGATTTAAAACTTGCAAAATTAACAGGCGGAATTTTACATATTGCACACCTATCCTGTAAAGAAAGCGTTGAGTCAATAAAAATTGCTAAAAAATTTCTAAAAAATGTATCCTGTGAAGTTACATCACATCATTTGACTTTAACAGAAGAGGCAGTTATTGGATATAATCCAAATGCAAAGGTTTCTCCTCCATTAAGAACAGAAGAAGATAGGATTGCTTTGATTGAAGGATTGAAGAATGGAACAATTGACTGTATTGTAACAGACCATGCCCCTCACAGTTTTGAAGAAAAAGAGTCTGGATTTGAAAACGCACCTTTTGGGATAATTGGTTTTGAGACATTTTTACCTTTGTGTTTGAAACTTATTGATTATGGAATGAAATTAAAGGATATAATATATAAAATAACTTATGCTCCATCAAAAATTTTAAATATAGAGAGGGGAATAATAGAAGAGGGTAAAAGAGCAGATATTGTAATTTTTGACCCTGATATTGAATGGGTTTATACAGAAGATAAAGTAAAAAGTAAAAGTAAAAATTCTCCATTTTTAAACTGGAAACTAAAAGGCAAAGTTTTATTGACTATCAGTAGAGGGAAAATTGTTTATAGAGAACCTGAATTTACAGATTAACTTTTAATTTTTTCCCCTTTTTTATTGATTCAAGTGATTTAAACACCATACCCAAACTTTTAAGATTATCCTTTCCACTTGTTTCAGGTTCTCTATCTTCTACAATACTTCTGTAAAATTCGTAAAGAGAAAGAAATCTGTCCTCTCTTTCAAGTTTAACTGGTTCAATAATTTCTTCTTTTCCTTCAACAACTTTTTTTATTCCTGAGTTATCCCATATTATTGTTCCTCTGTCTCCATAAATTTCCCATATCCCAGGCCATTGAGTATCCTTTCCAACACTTACCCAACTTCCAGCATAATTGAAATGTACATCATCTTCAAAATCAAAAATTAAATAAACACATGGGTCTCCTTTTAACCAACTCCAGTGAGGTTTCCAGCTCTCTGCATAAACACTTACAGGGTCCTTATTAAGTAGATATCTTGATAAATCAAAATGATGTATTGACATATCAATTAAAAGTGGAAATGGCATTTCTGCTCTAAAACCACCAAATCTTGGTCCTTTCTGAAAATTTAAAATACAGTAACTTATTTTTCCTATTTCACCATTATCAACCATCTTTCTTATAGTTCTTGGAATTCTATTGTATCTGTAGTTCTGACTTACCATAAATTTCCTTCCATATTTTTCACATATCTCAACAATTTTTTCGGCATTTTTCATTGTGTCAGATAATGGTTTTTCAACAAGAACATGGAGTCCTTCTTTCATAGCCATAATTGAAGTTTCTTTGTGAAAAGCAGGTGGAGTAACATTTAAAAGTGCATCCGCTTTAACTTTTTTCAAACAATCTTTTAAAGAANNNNNNNNNNATGTTTTTCCTTCAAGAGATGGATATTTTTCAACACTCTTTTTTAAAATTTCTTCATTTATATCAACGATGGCAACAACTTCCCATTCCTTTGAACTCATAACTATATCAAGCCAACTTGCTCCAAATCCACCAACTCCAATCTGTATAATCTTCATTTTTCTCCCTCCTCTTTTTCAAAAATTCCGAATTTTATTACTTTCCCGTTTCTGTCAAAACCTACATAATATTTATCATAAATCCATACCTCCATCAAGTTAGTTTTTGAAATAAAAGTTTGATGATTTTTACCGAGTATTTTTTCAACTTCACCTTTTTCCATCCCAGGTGGTATTTCTCCTTTAATAATTGACTGTTTCCACTCTTCTTTTAAATCAGGGTTATTTTTTATATATTCTTCTCTATAAACAGCATCAAGAAATGTTTTTTCTTTTTTTTGAAATACACATCCAGTAAGAAAAATTAAAGAAATATAAAAAATTGTTTTTCGCATCTTCCCTCCTTTTGTTTTTTATTTTATCATATATATTATGGAAAAAGAATATCTATTACCTACAAAAATCTGTGATGTTGAAAATCCCGATATAAAGATGAAAAGTTATTTTCTCACAAAAAAGAGTTTTTCTGAAAAGCAGAAAGCAATTGATATTTTTAATTTTGTGAGAGATGAAATTAAATACAGGTTTGATTATTCCTATACAAAGGCGTCGGAAACATTGAAAAAAGGATATGGAAATTGTTTTAATAAATCAAATCTCCAAATAGCGCTTTTAAGAAGTTGTGGTATATATGCTGGATATAGAGTGTATCTGATAAAAAAGGAGGTCTTTTTACCAATTGTTCCTAAGGATATTTACGAAAAAATAAGTCAGCCAACTGTTCATGTAAGTTGTGCTGTTTATATAGAAAAAAAATGGGTGGAAAGTGATTCAACAATAGATTTTGAGTTATATAACCATATTTACAGAAATATGGAAAACTGGAAATATGTTGAATGGGATGGAGAAAATGATATATCAATACCAGCGGAGTATATAGTTGAAAATCAGGGTATTTATTCCAACATTGACCTTTATCTTTTGAATCCACCTAAATTCTGGAATGATGAATTACTTGAAAAAGCAAATAGATTTATAGATGAACTTTTAAAATAAAAAAAAGTCCCTTTTGAAACCTTTGTCTGTCAACAATTTCCCAAGTCCACCTTAAAGGTGGGAGGTAGGGTAATTTAGATACCAGTTTTTTTTAAGATGATTTATGTAATTTTCACATATCCAGTCAGGTACATTTGCCGGTATGTGATTTCCAACAGCAAAGATTAAACCCTTACATTTTCCATTTTTTACATAACTTAAAGTTCTTTCAATATCATTTTTTACTTTTTCCCATTTTCCAAGTGTCATATCTCTGCAATCAACATAACTTCCAACAAGACAAATACTATCACCAAAATTTTCAGCCATAAAACCAAAATCATTTACCGGTTCAAAAATAAGTCCATCTGCACCTACTTCAATTATATCTTTTGCAAACATACTGAAATTTCCGTCTGAACAAAAGAGTATTTTTTTCCCTTTTTTCTTTAAATCCTTCCAGAGTTCTCCATATCTCGGTATGATTGCTTTTCTGTAAAAATCAGGAGATAGAAAAGGACCTGAATACCATACAAAATCATCATGCTGGATTATTACATCTACATCTGTATAAGCCCATGCTTTCATATAAAAAAGAGTATAGTTAAAAAATCTATCTATAAGTTTTTCAAATTTATTTTTGTCACTTGCAGAGAGTAAAAGCATTTCCCATCCGAATGTCTGTATCAGTCCTGAAATAATTGTTTTGTAATATCCTCCTGTTATAAGTTGGTCTGGAAAATACTCACAGAGTTTTTTATATTTTTCTTGATATGTTTTAACCTGTTCATTAAAATCAGGAAAACTATATTCTTTCTCAGGGTCAAATTCCCATACCTCAAAAACATCTTTAAAAGGGCATTCTTTTTTTTCTTTTCTATCAGAACCATCTATTGCATATATCGCATGTCCCATATCAGTTGCTCTTCCTCTATCAAACCAGTTTCCGTAAAGTCCATCATCAGTTACCCATAAAAAGTCATAACTCCATATTTCATAAAATTTTTTAATTCTTTCAGGATATTCTTCTGACATACCTGTAATTTTTGAAATGTAATCTTTATGATATTCCATACTGTATTCTGTATGTGCAACTCTATCTTCCATTTTAAGATTTATCGCATCAATTGCTATTTTTTTGCTCATTTTATACCAAATGGGTTTAAGTATATATATCCATTTTCTCCAAAGATTTCAACTCTTAAATATTTTTTTATTTCGTTATTTTTTTTGTAATTTATTTCACTGCCATATCCAACAACTCTACCGTCTGAAATCCATTTTATTTCTTTAAAATTTTTACAATATATTTTAATTTTTCCTGTTTTTTTATCAATAATTATTCTATTAAAGTAAGGCATATCAGTTCCTAACACAGCAGAGCATATATAAAATTTCCCCTTTTTTATTGCATCTTTTATTTCTTTTTCATCAATTTTTTCAAGTAAAAGAATATTCCAGTTTATTGCAAGTTGAGATAAAGTGTGAAAATCGTCATTTCCAAATCCCCAAACAGGTCTTTCAGGCATTGTTTTTTTCAAAATTTCATCCCATATATCTGTATCTCCATAAATTTTACCTTTACTCTGAACACCTGTATTTAGAACTTCAATTCCCGATAAACTCTGATACTTTTCAAATAAATTAACATACCAGTCAATTTTTTTTGTGTATCTTCCTGGATGCGCAAAAAAACAAATTCCTTCTTTTTCATCAACATATTTTAAAATCTCCTCTTCATTTAATGCTTCTATTTTTTCGGGTATTTTGAATGAAAAGAGGGAAACTATATGATGCTGTTGATTTTT
This window harbors:
- a CDS encoding Gfo/Idh/MocA family oxidoreductase, coding for SLKDCLKKVKADALLNVTPPAFHKETSIMAMKEGLHVLVEKPLSDTMKNAEKIVEICEKYGRKFMVSQNYRYNRIPRTIRKMVDNGEIGKISYCILNFQKGPRFGGFRAEMPFPLLIDMSIHHFDLSRYLLNKDPVSVYAESWKPHWSWLKGDPCVYLIFDFEDDVHFNYAGSWVSVGKDTQWPGIWEIYGDRGTIIWDNSGIKKVVEGKEEIIEPVKLEREDRFLSLYEFYRSIVEDREPETSGKDNLKSLGMVFKSLESIKKGKKLKVNL
- a CDS encoding dihydroorotase — protein: MGILIKNGYLIEPKSGKEGKFDVLLEGGVVKEIKKNIPSRNHKVIDCKNKIISPGFVDLHCHLREPGREDEETIYTGSLSAVSGGFTTICCMPNTEPPLDNKVSVRFVYEKGEKSLCEVLPIGAITKRREGKEIAPYFEMIQEKAVAFSDDGDCVMDSNVMRRALEYTLLHRKPVISHSEDKNLSKNGVMNEGFISTKMGLPGIPKEAEEIMVERDLKLAKLTGGILHIAHLSCKESVESIKIAKKFLKNVSCEVTSHHLTLTEEAVIGYNPNAKVSPPLRTEEDRIALIEGLKNGTIDCIVTDHAPHSFEEKESGFENAPFGIIGFETFLPLCLKLIDYGMKLKDIIYKITYAPSKILNIERGIIEEGKRADIVIFDPDIEWVYTEDKVKSKSKNSPFLNWKLKGKVLLTISRGKIVYREPEFTD
- a CDS encoding MBL fold metallo-hydrolase, translated to MEILFLGTAAAEGWPGIFCECEYCEKARKLKGKNIRTRSSILIDRKYKVDLPPDTYWHTVKYGLNLSKIEHLFITHSHADHFDFSELYFYFEPFAHFKNKERYLNIYGNKNVFEIISNLIKEKKNGQFIIPHLLEVFKKYEAGDMEFYPVLADHEPKETSLNFIFKYKNRTILHGYDTGWYPDNTWEFIKDFKFDIVIMDCTNGILDFEKYHLGIKGVIKVKEKLLKYGCLKEKFRFVATHFSHNGKLLYSELEKIFKKEKIEVAYDGKKIKLRDLI
- a CDS encoding uroporphyrinogen decarboxylase family protein, which encodes MTHREHFCKIMKGDVSNWIPNYEYGLWGQTFERWIKEGMPEDKIYNNWFEGEPFFKIDRRGFAHINTGPVPAYQTEVIEETDRYIIQRNPWGYITKSLKEGTVRGTRPSMDQYISFPVTDRESFNQMKEKYNPFSSVRYSLWWDEWVKIWKKRDYPLCLLGNASWGIYSRLRIWVGTENLSYMFYDNPALVEEMIEFNVEFLLSLVEKALNEVEFDYFNFFEDCAGKGGPLFGPEIFKKFFLKPYKRVIERLKKAGIEIITLDTDGNFEVLIPLWMDAGINFFWPLEQASEMDPLKLRKKFGKNIILMGGIDKREIAKGKNEIEKELYKKIPPLLEQGGYIPTLDHAISPDISYENFMYYIELKLKLIGR
- a CDS encoding transglutaminase family protein, producing MEKEYLLPTKICDVENPDIKMKSYFLTKKSFSEKQKAIDIFNFVRDEIKYRFDYSYTKASETLKKGYGNCFNKSNLQIALLRSCGIYAGYRVYLIKKEVFLPIVPKDIYEKISQPTVHVSCAVYIEKKWVESDSTIDFELYNHIYRNMENWKYVEWDGENDISIPAEYIVENQGIYSNIDLYLLNPPKFWNDELLEKANRFIDELLK
- a CDS encoding uroporphyrinogen decarboxylase family protein, whose protein sequence is MSKKIAIDAINLKMEDRVAHTEYSMEYHKDYISKITGMSEEYPERIKKFYEIWSYDFLWVTDDGLYGNWFDRGRATDMGHAIYAIDGSDRKEKKECPFKDVFEVWEFDPEKEYSFPDFNEQVKTYQEKYKKLCEYFPDQLITGGYYKTIISGLIQTFGWEMLLLSASDKNKFEKLIDRFFNYTLFYMKAWAYTDVDVIIQHDDFVWYSGPFLSPDFYRKAIIPRYGELWKDLKKKGKKILFCSDGNFSMFAKDIIEVGADGLIFEPVNDFGFMAENFGDSICLVGSYVDCRDMTLGKWEKVKNDIERTLSYVKNGKCKGLIFAVGNHIPANVPDWICENYINHLKKNWYLNYPTSHL